A part of Arachis hypogaea cultivar Tifrunner chromosome 12, arahy.Tifrunner.gnm2.J5K5, whole genome shotgun sequence genomic DNA contains:
- the LOC112726277 gene encoding cytochrome P450 86A8, producing the protein METCTALLLLTAVIAYQLWLTFISRSLKGPRVWPLLGSLPGLIENCDRMHDWISDNLRACGGTYQTCICAIPFLAKKQGLVTVTCDPRNLEHILKTRFDNYPKGPTWHAVFHDLLGDGIFNSDGDTWLFQRKTAALEFTTRTLRQAMARWVTRAIKERLCLILKKAEEEAGSVDLQDLMLRLTFDNICGLAFGRDPQTCGLGLPENNFATAFDRATEASLQRFILPEVLWKVKKWLRLGMEVSLSRSLVDVDKHLSNVIEKRKVELLSHQKDGTHHDDLLTRFMRKKESYSDQFLQHVALNFILAGRDTSSVALSWFFWLVIQNPSVETKILREICTVLIETRGSDVEKWVEEPLVFEEIDRLVYLKAALSETLRLYPSVPEDSKHVVADDVLPDGTFVPAGSSVTYSIYSAGRLKSTWGEDCMEFRPERWLSQDGTKFIMHDSFKFVAFNAGPRICLGKDLAYLQMKSVAAAVLLRHRLTLVPGHQVEQKMSLTLFMKNGLKVNVHSRDLKGFVASFLKERVADNNGKESAGLRSNGC; encoded by the coding sequence ATGGAAACTTGTACGGCTCTTCTGCTTTTAACGGCGGTCATTGCTTACCAGCTTTGGCTAACTTTCATCTCACGGTCACTGAAGGGTCCACGTGTCTGGCCTCTATTGGGCAGTCTCCCGGGGCTGATCGAGAATTGTGACCGTATGCATGACTGGATCTCTGATAACCTCCGCGCGTGTGGCGGCACGTACCAGACATGCATCTGTGCAATCCCCTTCCTTGCTAAGAAGCAGGGTCTCGTGACTGTCACGTGCGACCCGAGGAACTTGGAGCACATTCTCAAGACCCGATTCGATAATTACCCGAAAGGGCCCACGTGGCATGCTGTGTTTCATGATCTACTTGGTGATGGAATCTTCAACTCTGATGGTGACACGTGGCTTTTCCAGCGTAAGACGGCTGCATTGGAATTCACCACCCGGACGCTCCGACAAGCCATGGCCCGGTGGGTGACCCGAGCCATCAAGGAACGGCTTTGCTTGATCCTCAAGAAAGCCGAGGAGGAAGCCGGGTCGGTCGATTTGCAAGATCTAATGCTTCGGCTCACTTTTGACAACATTTGCGGCTTGGCTTTTGGGAGGGACCCACAAACTTGTGGCCTAGGCTTGCCGGAGAATAATTTTGCCACTGCTTTCGACCGAGCCACCGAGGCTTCGCTTCAGAGGTTCATATTGCCGGAGGTGCTGTGGAAGGTCAAGAAATGGCTTCGGCTTGGAATGGAAGTCAGCTTGAGCCGAAGCCTTGTTGACGTGGACAAGCATTTATCTAATGTCATCGAAAAGCGCAAAGTGGAATTATTAAGCCACCAAAAGGATGGGACCCACCATGATGATTTGCTGACTAGGTTTATGAGGAAAAAAGAATCCTACTCGGATCAATTTCTCCAACACGTGGCATTGAATTTCATCCTAGCTGGACGTGACACGTCATCAGTCGCATTGAGTTGGTTTTTCTGGTTGGTGATTCAGAATCCAAGTGTGGAAACAAAAATTTTGCGCGAAATATGCACCGTTCTGATTGAGACACGTGGCAGTGACGTGGAAAAGTGGGTTGAGGAACCGTTGGTGTTTGAGGAAATTGATCGTTTGGTTTATCTAAAAGCAGCATTGTCCGAGACACTAAGGTTGTATCCTTCGGTGCCGGAGGATTCGAAGCACGTGGTCGCCGATGATGTGTTGCCGGATGGCACGTTCGTTCCGGCCGGATCATCGGTGACATATTCGATATACTCGGCAGGGAGGTTGAAGTCCACGTGGGGCGAAGATTGCATGGAATTTCGCCCTGAGAGGTGGTTGTCTCAGGATGGAACAAAATTCATCATGCACGACTCTTTCAAGTTTGTTGCTTTCAATGCTGGTCCAAGAATATGCTTAGGAAAGGATTTGGCATACCTACAGATGAAGTCGGTTGCGGCCGCCGTGCTCCTCCGCCACCGGCTCACATTGGTGCCTGGCCACCAGGTTGAGCAGAAGATGTCACTCACATTGTTCATGAAAAATGGACTCAAGGTCAATGTTCATAGCAGGGACTTGAAAGGTTTTGTGGCAAGTTTTCTGAAAGAAAGGGTAGCAGATAATAATGGTAAAGAATCTGCAGGTTTGAGAAGTAATGGttgttaa